The window GGGCAATCGTCACGCCGGCGAGCAGCTTCCCTAACTCCTCGTCGTTCCGTATCGCCAGAAGCACGTGGCGCGGGATGATCCGGTTCTTCTTGTTGTCGCGCGCCGCATTCCCGGCCAGTTCCAGCACCTCCGCCGCCAGGTACTCCAGGACGGCGGCGAGGTAGACGGGGGCACCCGAGCCCACGCGCTGGGCGTACCGCCCTTTCTTGAGGAAACGGCCAATGCGACCAACGGGGAACTGGAGGCCGGCCTTGGTGGACCTAGAGACTGCCTTCTTCTTGGGCCCTCCGGCTCGGCGCCCAGCTGCTCCCTTCTTCGCCTTCCCGGCGGTTGCTCCACTGGCGTCCATCCCCTTCAGGCGAGATCTCGAGTCGTGCGCGAGAGAATTCGAAGAGAAGGCGGCGGTTTGGATATTTGAAATCGCGGCAAAGCCGAAGCGAACCGAAACCATTTTATAGCCATGGGTTGGTTTTCGTGAGCTGTGCAATCCTCAGATCGACCTCCGTAGCCGTTGGATAGGTTTCGATGGACGGGTCGAGGAAGCGCGCACTGGTGATCCGTGAGAACCGATTACCGACCAATGAAAATTGGCCACAGATGGATGCTCTGATTGGCACCTGACACAGCCTCATTCGCCACCTCTCCTCCGTTGGATTGATGAGATTTAATCACAGACATACAATATCGAgcagttaaaattaaattatgtggGTTGAAAATTGGCTTAAAAAAAGTGttctttatatttatatttctacAATTATTTTCTATTATACAATGTGCCATCACTATTTATTTattgtatttatttaattatattagaTATTTAATGTAGGTCGACTAATTTTAAAAGAATCATCTGTTCAACTCTATAAAAATTTCTCAGTAACTATAGTAAATCGAAAAATACACAGTGAATATTTTATCATTAATTTATATAGAATTTTCTCTTAAAAAAACAAACACGCAGCAGaaagatagaaaaagaaaagaaagaaagacaaACGAATGAAAGCAGTTATAAAACTACTATTTGTATATTACCATAGTTCAAGACTTCAGAAACATCGTCATCCTGAAGAATTCTTCAAAGTTCAGTTGTCCATCACCATCAGTATGAGCTTCCCCAATCCATTATGCTGAGAAACTCATTGAACTCTATGGTCCTAATGTCATTACATCAACCTATGGTCAAATTCTGTAGTTCTTGTTTAGTTGGGTCGATGCGTCTTGATCTCGTCTGAAAGCGTGAAATTGGAAAGCTAGGGGGTGATGACTTCGCTGACCAAACATAGACTTAGCTTCGTTCTGCAAAACAAATGATGTTAGTGTCGGGCCAGGGAAAGGGTCTCCGACATTGGCCCTTCGACACTTAAATCAGTCATCGGAATGTAGAGAAAAGTGGAGCAACAGTAGCAATAGTAGAACTCAAAAATAATGCACACCTCCATCGGTGATGAACCtccttttatatagagctctggtggACGACGTGAACGCTTCTCAAGGCATGAGCACAGTCTCCAATATATCTTATAAAATGACCtatcaggaaagtacctctgacaccatacattaacagggcatgcatatctctgacaagacaatagaagcttccgccgtacgatccgcctgtcgaccatgcctcttgtcagcggcactatctcccaaaaggatgtcgagaaaTACTACAATGGTCTcgttgctaggccgagcgggatagtcgctctCCTGCTCGGTCGAGACTCTGATCCGTCCGCGGTCAGGTTtcgctgcttggccgagcggggtagtcgtTCGATCGGAACCCCTCCGCTCTGACGACCTCAGGTgtagggctgcaaacgaatcgagttggctcgaaaaatatttgatttgcatttgaatttatcgaattcgagtcgaactcgaacatgtttgaacttttttttcgagccgaactagagcccaaattatattgttcgagccgctcgcaagccttaatatttattaatataagttaaatatatattaaataaataaatttcgagtcTTTCGAACTTATCTTCGAGCAATAATTTGAATAGTTCGCAAACATGAATATTTCGAGTCGAACTCGAACTcgagccctaattcgaaccgaactcgaaccaaacattttgaatttttcgagttcgaatatacctatttcgagccgaatttgAGCCTTAAATTTTTCTGCATATTTGGCTCGATTCGATTTGTTTACACCCCTACTCAGGTGGCTCTTCCATGCGGTGACTGTGTAGTAACATGACTGCCCCCGTTCGAACCAGTTATCCGATCTCCCTCGACGTCCTGTTGTGCCGTATTGAGCATCGGTTGTCTTACGCGTCATCCCGAGCTGGACGGGTACGCTCAGACATGTCTCCTGCCCGGTCGAGCCTTGACTACCCGACTGACTATTGCAATTGTCCTCCGTTCGACTCTCTAACACCCAGGCGTTggtcgttgaccactttgactttgacctccaccctggCAATTGACCCCGTGCTAGGTTGACCTCCCCCCATCgccgtatcacaagccttcccctcaagtctagtcgaaggaggttgcaagttTGACTGACTGAACCAGTAGAGTCTTCAATGACTTCCACGCCTTTGTCGTTTGGCTTCACATCATCAGACTGGTATATAACTGCAGCTCGGCCCAAGCCTTTCAAAGCAAAATGTATCTCGGTCGTTCGACTGTGTGATAATCGCTTATCTGTGCCGCTCGGGCAATGGGTGGCAACACTTGGCGAAAAaattcttcttcctttttttgcGCTCCTCGGCTGAACGCCCTTACGTCATCTAGATTTCTCGAAGACCGTATAAATCCATGATTATTATGGTCGAGCACGcgaccataccttttaattaagtctcattaATATCGTCTTATGGTTGAGCATCGCATGTCTTCCTTTTTGCTGCCGCACATTTGACGTGACAGACGTCTTCTTCACTTTGCGGGCCTTCGTCTTCAAGCTTCTTGGTGATGTTTCGCTTCTTCTGCCTCTCCGACGATCCTTCCTGTAAGCCTCTTCATCTTTTTAGTCAGATCTTCCCATTGTTCCTTGTCGTCCTCCTTGTTTTCGATGGCAAGCTTCTCACAACCTCCTGCCTCTGTCTCTGGACTCTGGTACACTTCCATTGAGTTCAGGTTCGATGGGGGCGACGCTGAGAGTTTGAAATCCGCTTATGAATTTCCATCTGGCTATCAAATCGTTCTTTCTTTTGCTTTCGACCCACCGCATGGACCATTGCCAAGTTTTTACTGTTTCTTTAGGGACTAGTTCACCGCCGATCTGCGGTTCCCTGTCCACCCTTTTTTCTCCACGATCTGTAAATATTTCTGTATTTCCATTAACCAATTAGTGTCAAACTCCTTTCAGTTGTTGTGTGGGGTCATCGTTTTGTTCcacctgcacgacattcctctaaCTCCTTggttcttctattatttctaatATCCGAAATTGTCCAAGTTAGAGACTGTTCTCTTCCAAGTCCGAGTGGGCTTAGTCTTCTTTGACAAGATATCGTCCTCTAACAAACATTGGAGAGACTACTATTTCTTCGTTCGCTTTCCCAAGCGGCTAGATTTCCTGACCAGCTGGCAGCTAAAAGTGTCGAACCCTTCGGAGCTCAAAAAGTATAAAAACCGATCggactaccttcatgcagcctCCAGCTTAGCCATCAGAAGTATCATATCCATAAGTTGCTACTAGAGGGAATCCTCTATGtgttcggcttgagtccgatctgCACGAAGCTTCTGTCCAGCCTAGGTATACTCTTTCTTCTtccaattttttaatttaactgatTTTCCTCCTTTTGTGTAGCTCAAATCTTGTTGCGAGCACGGCTGGTCAGCAAGTGCAAGCTCGCAGACGTAGAGATCAACGCTACGGTCGTGCCCGAGTTAGAGAGTCGTGGCCTGCAGCCGGTCGGCTCCCATGAGGACCCGCTCGTCGACGAGGAGGGAACACAAGAATTGGAGAGCAGAGGTGGAGCCAGCCAGACAACAGCTAGTGGAGCGCCAGCCAATGCTGACATTCCGCCCGAACGTCCGTTGATGGTTCCGATCACGGTTGTTTCAGAGTCAACTATCTTCTGTGAAACACTACCACAGCGCAAGAGACGCCGAGCAGAGGGGTCCTCCCGATTTACAACTTCTGCCTTGCAGACCCCAACAACAGTCGTCTCCCAACCCTCCTCCGAGCGGTGTGAGACTTCCCTTCTGTCTCTTGAGCAAGGAGTCGTGGAACTCCCTGCGTCCTTATCATCCGACTGGATACTATCGCTGTCCAGGTTGCCTTAAGGGATGATTTGTGCGATGTCGGTCGCCTTCATGCCACTACCTTTGCCAGCGACGCAGGTGTCTCGCATCTAACCAGTTCCAACGTCCCGAACTTCTGGCAGGGCGACTTCAGACTTCTCTGGCCCGAACAACCAAAGGcaaataacaacaatcatccatcTGTCGACGGACAAGTATCGCAGCGCAGACAACCCAGTGTCCCTCACCCCCGAGCACTAGATTAGGATACAAGGGTGAGTCGATGCTCGGGCTCACGTGGCGGTTATCTCTCTGGGGGAGCTCGCCAACAGTcacacccagatgtccactggggtatgtACGTTGCTTTTATACTTACTTTTTATCCGTTTGACTTTTTACATTTCTTGTTGTTACAATTCTAGGTTGAGAGTCTGGTCACTTGCCACAGACTCTACTATTTAGAGCACGAAGTCCAGGAGCTACATGCTCCGAGAGGCCAATATGTTGCTTCACAGGCGCAAGTGGAGCAGATGAGCGCCGAAGTGGCCTAATTAAGGATTGATCTGAATAAGAACTCCGAGCTGCTAGAGGTGGAGAGGGGTAAAAGCGCCGAACAGACCACACAATTGGCTCGACTTAATAAATAGGCCAACACCTTCGAATCTAAGATCCACTCGACCAACACCAGGAAGCTCCGGGCCATCGAGGATCTACAAATCAAGAACAAAGAGTTTCAGGTGTTGGCTCAGTACCTGAAGGAGGCGGAGGCCTCGCTGAACGTCGAGCGAGAAGGcaggtcggccgatcggtctgcAGCGAAGGCCCAGCTCGACGCCAAAGATGAGGAGTTGGCCAAGTTGAAGGCGGAGATGAAGGCATCCTGAGTGGCCCTCAAGACTTATCAGGGTGCTGAGACTAACCGATTCGAGCTCATGAAGCGAGCCTACCTCCACTCGAACACCTTTAATGAAAAGGTCACCAATTGGGCACTTCGTCTTTTTAACCATGCCATTGACCGGACGCTTGACCAACTGAAGGGCGACGGCTATATCCCGACCAGCATGATGAGCAAGGTTATCAGCCGAGACAAGATGATTAAGTCGCTGCTCGACAACGTACTCGACTACCTCGAGTAAGCTTGCTTCTACATATCTTGTCATTCTTTTTGTATTGCCCCTTCTGGCCTTGTAAAAACTAAAAGTGTTAATGCATGGTCACCCGTTTGGTGCACCTTTTTATTTGATGTCGCTCTTTCATGCTACGTCGTTCGATACTTCCTTGTTTTATTTTCTGACTTGTTTGTCCCTGTGTCATCGCTCAAGATCGATTAGGACTATGAACTGCTTACCATTTTGCGAAAAACTTCCAAGTGTGGCTCCGTGGCCCATCGGTCAACGCTTGTACTACTCGTTTGGATAAGCCATTTTTCGTTGGTCTCatgtttatagtcgtcgcttggCTGTTGGAGTCGtagacttggatttaaggtcgttgctcgactgtAGACATGCGTAGACAAAGATTTAAGGTCACCACTCAACCGTTgacgaagaccagggtttaatgtcgctgctcgacggttgatgaagatgagggtttaaggtcgtcgcttgaccacTGAtatagacaagggtttaaggtcgccgctcgaccccTGATGACAACAAagatttaaggttgccgctcgatcgCTGATGATGATAAGGGTTAAGGTCACcgttcgaccgttgatgaaggcaagattttaaggtcgtcgctcgaccgttgataacgactagggtttaaggttgccgctcgaccgttgatgaagacgagagtttaaggtcgccgctcgaccgttgatgatgactagggtttaaggtcgccgctctacTGCTGATAacaacaagggtttaaggtcgccgctcgactgttgatgacaataaaggtttaaggtcgtcggTCGATCGTTGACGACGACTAGGacttaaggtcgtcgctcgaccgttgatgaagatgagggtttaaggtcacctctCGACTgctgatgacgacaagggtttaaggtcaccactcgaccaCTGATgatgataagggtttaaggtAGCTCCTCGACCACTAATGAccacaagggtttaaggtcgtcgttcgatCGTTGACGAAGACGAGGATTTAATGTcatcgctcgaccgctgatgacgacaagggtttaaggttgccgctcgactgttgatgacgacgagggtttaaggtcgtcgctcgaacgctaatgacgacaagggtttaaggtcttCGCTCAACCGTTGATGACGATAAGGGTTTAAAGTCACCGTTCGATTGTTGCAATGAGaagacaagagtttatagtcgtcgctcgacttttaacttggtcgaTCGACTCATGAGTCTGGAATACTTGTGATTTTATTCATGTTCATCCTGCATCCAGAAGACACACATACACATATACAGGTACATCTATATTACTTATGCTCCTCTCACCAAACCCTGTAAGGTTTGAGATGATTCACACTTCATGGTCGCTCGAGCCGTCTTCCGTCTTCGTACTACAAGTAGTAGGCTCTTGAGCGGAGTTTATGCATAATAttgtaaggtcccacccatggTGCATCGAGCTTGGTGATGTCGTCGGCTGACTTTATTCTCTTCCACACCAGATCGCCGACCTAGAAAGATCTCAGGATCACCCTTTGGTTATAGTTCTGCTTCATCTactgtcggtacgccatcagtcgAACGGTAGCCTTATCCCGCTCATTGTCCACCAAATAGAGCTCCATGAGTCTTCGCTCGACGTTCTCCTCATCGTAGAGCTGCACCCAGTTGGATTCTACTCTGACCTCCACGAGGACCACCGCCTCACCACTGTACACCAGATGAAATGGTGTTACGCCGGTCAACTCCTTTGGAGTCGTGTGGGGGTCCACAGAACACTCGGGAGCTCGTCGACCAAGCTGCCTCctgcgtggtcgagccgagctcgtaggcctctgaggatctcccggttggtgacttccgcctggccgttgctttgggggtaggccACAGAGATGAAGACCTGTAGGATGTCATAACCTTCGCATCACTCACTGACACTCCGACCGACGAATTGCCTCTCGTTATCCGAGATGAGTCGTCAGGGGGATGTTGAACCGACACAGGATATTCTACCAGATGAATTTGACAACCATCTGTTCACTTATTTTAGCCAACGGTTCGACCTCCATCCACTTTGAGAAGTAATC is drawn from Zingiber officinale cultivar Zhangliang chromosome 1B, Zo_v1.1, whole genome shotgun sequence and contains these coding sequences:
- the LOC121978730 gene encoding histone H2A-like, which produces MVSVRFGFAAISNIQTAAFSSNSLAHDSRSRLKGMDASGATAGKAKKGAAGRRAGGPKKKAVSRSTKAGLQFPVGRIGRFLKKGRYAQRVGSGAPVYLAAVLEYLAAEVLELAGNAARDNKKNRIIPRHVLLAIRNDEELGKLLAGVTIAHGGVLPNINPVLLPKKTAAKEPKSPSKATKSPKKAA